A window from Exiguobacterium marinum DSM 16307 encodes these proteins:
- a CDS encoding ATP-binding cassette domain-containing protein, whose product MDVKIDQAGYEMNESVIQDIVIDVRAGEIWGMIGLNGAGKTTTIACLTGTIPWMKGTIEMKRHPFFQSIQERGSL is encoded by the coding sequence GTGGATGTGAAAATTGACCAAGCAGGATACGAAATGAACGAATCCGTCATTCAAGACATCGTGATTGATGTTCGGGCAGGTGAAATTTGGGGGATGATTGGGTTGAACGGTGCTGGTAAGACGACAACGATTGCGTGTCTCACGGGAACGATTCCCTGGATGAAGGGAACCATCGAGATGAAGCGGCATCCATTCTTCCAATCCATTCAAGAAAGAGGTTCTTTATGA
- the aceA gene encoding isocitrate lyase has translation MKQREELGNSWKSERFEGVERPYSVEDVMKLRGSIVIEQTLATKGAERLWKLMHDRDYVHALGALTGNQAIQQVKAGLEAIYLSGWQVAADANLSGQMYPDQSLYPANSVPSVVKRINQALQRADQIQTAEGKGDTHWFAPIVADMEAGFGGVLNVFELTKAMIEAGAAGVHLEDQLSSEKKCGHLGGKVLLPTQTAVKNLISARLAADVMGVPTIIVARTDAHAANLITSDIDPIDHPFIIGERTPEGFYRTEAGIEQAIARGLAYAPYADLVWCETSEPDLAEARQFAEAIHAKYPGKLLAYNCSPSFNWKKKLSDEEIATFQQEIGAMGYKFQFVTLAGFHALNFGMFELARGYKDRGMAAYSELQQAEFAAEVHGYTATRHQREVGTGYFDEVSLVISGGQSSTTALAGSTEAEQFTN, from the coding sequence ATGAAACAACGCGAAGAATTAGGAAACAGCTGGAAGTCAGAACGATTTGAAGGGGTAGAACGTCCATACTCTGTAGAGGATGTGATGAAATTACGGGGGTCCATCGTGATTGAACAGACGCTTGCGACAAAGGGAGCGGAACGCTTGTGGAAATTGATGCACGATCGTGACTACGTTCATGCACTCGGTGCGTTGACTGGAAACCAAGCCATCCAACAAGTGAAGGCAGGACTTGAAGCCATTTATTTGAGCGGATGGCAAGTAGCGGCGGATGCTAACCTTTCGGGTCAGATGTATCCGGACCAAAGTTTATATCCGGCCAACTCAGTGCCAAGTGTCGTTAAACGAATCAACCAAGCGCTTCAACGTGCCGATCAAATTCAGACGGCAGAAGGGAAAGGCGACACGCATTGGTTCGCACCGATTGTCGCAGATATGGAAGCCGGATTCGGTGGTGTGCTCAACGTATTCGAATTGACGAAGGCGATGATTGAAGCCGGTGCTGCCGGTGTTCACCTCGAAGACCAGCTTTCGTCTGAGAAGAAATGTGGTCACCTCGGTGGGAAGGTATTGCTCCCGACGCAGACGGCTGTGAAAAACTTGATTTCGGCTCGACTCGCAGCAGACGTCATGGGTGTCCCGACGATTATCGTGGCGCGGACAGATGCGCACGCTGCGAACTTGATCACGAGCGACATCGATCCAATCGATCATCCGTTCATCATTGGAGAGCGTACACCGGAAGGCTTCTATCGCACGGAAGCCGGCATCGAGCAAGCAATCGCTCGCGGTCTCGCTTATGCACCATATGCAGACCTCGTCTGGTGTGAGACATCTGAACCAGACTTGGCGGAAGCCCGTCAATTTGCCGAAGCGATTCATGCGAAGTATCCGGGCAAACTTCTCGCTTACAACTGTTCGCCATCATTCAACTGGAAGAAGAAGTTGTCAGACGAAGAGATTGCAACGTTCCAACAAGAAATCGGTGCGATGGGCTACAAGTTCCAATTCGTCACACTCGCTGGATTCCACGCGCTCAACTTCGGGATGTTCGAACTTGCACGCGGGTACAAAGATCGTGGCATGGCGGCATATTCAGAGTTACAACAAGCAGAATTTGCGGCTGAAGTACATGGGTACACGGCGACACGTCACCAACGTGAAGTCGGAACGGGTTACTTCGACGAAGTGTCGCTCGTCATCTCAGGCGGACAATCGTCCACGACAGCACTGGCTGGATCAACAGAAGCGGAGCAGTTCACAAATTAA
- a CDS encoding MarR family winged helix-turn-helix transcriptional regulator → MRDSCSLRDQILYHIITVQKEMGQLFDSEMDGLSLSRYDILSNLYHVGPLRQRELQQRVDVDHAAITRHLKQLETQGLITRRRCEEDNRVIYVELTDHGREQIAHWTEQKQCLTDRLFVNMKVEDQQQLLASLTMLQDTIDHERKTTI, encoded by the coding sequence ATGCGAGATTCTTGCTCGCTTCGCGATCAAATTCTCTATCACATCATCACCGTACAAAAAGAAATGGGGCAATTATTCGACTCTGAAATGGACGGACTCAGCTTAAGTCGCTATGACATTTTAAGCAATTTGTATCATGTCGGCCCATTGCGTCAACGTGAATTGCAACAACGCGTCGATGTCGATCACGCAGCTATCACTCGACACTTGAAACAATTAGAGACACAAGGACTCATCACGCGGAGACGATGTGAAGAAGACAACCGTGTCATCTATGTCGAGTTGACAGACCACGGTCGTGAACAAATTGCACATTGGACTGAGCAAAAACAGTGCTTAACGGACCGACTTTTTGTCAACATGAAGGTAGAGGATCAACAACAGTTATTAGCATCCCTGACGATGTTACAAGATACTATTGACCATGAAAGGAAGACTACAATATGA
- a CDS encoding class I SAM-dependent methyltransferase has protein sequence MNEQQYEQLLHIQTAKPQQGFPSSVEYHRYEPTPYEALDLLRDAYPLESTDTIVDFGSGKGRLPFYLAYTFHVRAIGVEMDGGFHEESLQNLASYTKKHRIRGSVQLVQEFAEQFSIPSEANRFYFFNPFSVNIFRQVIAHIIESVEANPRPVDVILYYPADAYLHYLNDETPFQCVQTVRLPLKNLHERFLIYRFDMMESSW, from the coding sequence ATGAACGAACAGCAATATGAGCAACTCCTGCATATCCAGACCGCCAAACCTCAGCAAGGATTCCCGTCCTCGGTGGAATACCATCGTTATGAACCGACCCCTTACGAGGCACTCGATTTGCTTCGGGATGCCTATCCGTTAGAGTCGACGGACACCATCGTTGATTTTGGTTCAGGCAAGGGGCGTCTCCCGTTCTATTTGGCGTACACGTTTCATGTTCGGGCAATCGGTGTCGAGATGGATGGTGGGTTTCACGAAGAGTCGCTCCAAAATTTGGCGAGCTATACGAAGAAGCATCGGATTCGAGGAAGCGTTCAATTGGTGCAGGAATTTGCAGAACAGTTTTCCATCCCGTCAGAGGCGAACCGATTCTACTTTTTTAATCCGTTCTCGGTCAACATCTTTCGGCAAGTGATTGCTCACATCATCGAATCCGTTGAAGCGAATCCCCGTCCGGTCGATGTGATTTTGTATTATCCGGCGGATGCATATCTACACTATTTGAACGATGAGACCCCATTTCAATGTGTACAGACGGTTCGACTGCCGCTGAAGAATCTTCATGAGCGATTTTTGATTTACCGGTTTGATATGATGGAGTCATCTTGGTAA
- a CDS encoding malate synthase G gives MEHYERLNTYHVYEKLFEFVNESILEPHEINNFWKGVESLLERFIPVNQTLLEQRTTYERLLQDWYSRQDEVDPIKYETFLSSIGYIEPVVKDFNIDVSDVDREIAHQAGPQLVVPLDNARYALNAANARWGSLYDALYGTDMIEEADGMEKGREYNPVRGNEVIRIAKQFLDDAFPLPTESHEKVTRYFVRDDVAYAVVGEDEYSFAHDSFVGYTGEPNKLRTLMLQHHALHVELQFDREHPIGKIDPAGLMDIELESALSAIVDCEDSVAAVCAEDKVHLYRNWLGLMDGTLEASFQKNGKRLSRSLNEDKRLIGKGGVEVILPGRALLFIRNVGHLMTTDLMLDAEGREVPEGIVDAVFTSLIASRHLHRRLNSREGSIYIVKPKMHGSEEVAFTNGLFDAVEDLLNLPRHTLKVGVMDEERRTSLNLKNCIAQVRERVVFINTGFLDRTGDEIHSSMTLGPMRRKGEMKTSSWLAAYERLNVSTGLETGFHQQAQIGKGMWAMPDMMRDMMREKIAHVRSGATTAWVPSPTAATLHAMHYHQLDAFDIQRELMQQPVLNHERQQLLDIPLATRIYSQDEIKEELENNLQGLLGYVVRWVEQGVGCSKVPDIHHIGLMEDRATLRISSQHVANWLHHGICSADQVEVTLYRMAQVVDEQNEQDPNYRPMTPNVDQSIAYQAAHELVFHGLKQPNGYTEPILHRRRREFMKRQTVELNLKGGTLS, from the coding sequence TTGGAACACTATGAACGACTAAATACGTATCATGTTTATGAGAAGCTGTTCGAATTTGTGAATGAAAGTATACTAGAACCTCATGAAATCAACAATTTTTGGAAAGGTGTCGAATCCCTTCTAGAGCGTTTCATTCCAGTCAATCAGACGCTTCTAGAGCAGCGCACGACATACGAACGACTGTTACAGGATTGGTACAGTCGACAAGATGAAGTCGATCCCATCAAATACGAGACGTTTTTATCTTCAATCGGCTATATCGAACCGGTCGTCAAAGATTTCAACATCGATGTGTCGGACGTCGACCGTGAAATCGCCCATCAAGCTGGACCGCAACTCGTCGTACCATTAGACAATGCCAGATACGCACTCAATGCCGCCAATGCCAGATGGGGAAGTCTCTACGACGCCCTTTATGGAACAGATATGATTGAAGAGGCAGACGGTATGGAAAAAGGACGAGAATATAATCCCGTTCGCGGTAATGAGGTCATCCGCATCGCTAAACAGTTTCTCGATGATGCGTTCCCGCTACCAACAGAATCTCACGAGAAAGTGACACGTTACTTCGTTCGTGACGATGTCGCCTATGCGGTGGTTGGGGAAGACGAGTATTCGTTCGCTCATGATTCATTCGTCGGCTACACCGGGGAACCGAACAAGTTACGCACATTGATGCTTCAGCACCATGCCTTACACGTCGAACTTCAATTTGACCGCGAGCACCCGATCGGCAAAATCGATCCTGCTGGACTGATGGACATTGAGCTCGAATCAGCCCTCTCCGCGATTGTGGACTGCGAGGACTCGGTCGCAGCTGTTTGTGCAGAAGACAAAGTTCATCTGTATCGCAACTGGCTCGGTCTGATGGACGGGACGCTTGAAGCTTCGTTCCAAAAGAATGGGAAGCGACTTTCTCGGTCCTTGAATGAAGATAAGCGTTTAATCGGAAAAGGTGGAGTGGAAGTCATACTCCCAGGACGCGCACTCTTATTCATTCGAAACGTCGGGCACTTGATGACGACCGACTTGATGCTTGATGCGGAAGGTCGCGAGGTACCAGAAGGTATCGTTGATGCCGTCTTCACTTCACTCATCGCGAGTCGTCATCTACATCGCCGTCTCAACTCTCGAGAAGGGTCAATCTATATCGTCAAACCGAAAATGCATGGATCTGAAGAAGTAGCATTCACCAACGGCTTGTTTGACGCCGTGGAAGATTTATTGAACCTTCCTCGCCATACGTTGAAAGTCGGTGTGATGGATGAAGAGAGACGAACGTCGCTTAACCTGAAGAACTGTATCGCTCAAGTGAGAGAACGAGTCGTCTTCATCAACACGGGCTTCCTCGACCGAACGGGAGACGAGATTCATTCTTCGATGACACTCGGACCGATGCGGCGAAAAGGAGAAATGAAGACATCTTCTTGGCTTGCGGCATATGAACGGTTGAATGTATCGACAGGTCTTGAGACCGGATTTCATCAACAGGCGCAGATCGGTAAAGGGATGTGGGCGATGCCCGACATGATGCGTGACATGATGCGTGAAAAAATTGCACACGTACGGTCCGGGGCAACGACGGCATGGGTGCCTTCCCCGACCGCGGCGACGCTCCATGCGATGCACTATCATCAACTCGATGCTTTTGATATACAGCGAGAATTGATGCAACAGCCTGTTTTGAATCATGAACGACAACAGCTCCTCGATATCCCGCTCGCGACACGCATCTATTCGCAAGACGAGATTAAAGAGGAACTCGAGAACAACTTGCAAGGGTTGCTCGGATACGTCGTTCGTTGGGTCGAACAAGGTGTGGGTTGCTCGAAAGTACCAGACATTCATCACATCGGCCTCATGGAAGACCGGGCAACACTTCGTATTTCGAGCCAACACGTGGCCAACTGGCTGCATCACGGCATCTGTTCAGCCGATCAAGTGGAAGTCACGCTTTATCGGATGGCACAAGTCGTCGATGAACAAAACGAACAAGATCCGAATTATCGGCCGATGACACCAAACGTCGATCAATCGATTGCCTATCAAGCCGCACACGAACTCGTGTTTCATGGATTGAAGCAACCGAACGGGTACACAGAACCGATCTTACACCGCCGCCGCCGTGAATTTATGAAACGCCAAACCGTAGAGTTAAACCTTAAAGGAGGAACCTTATCATGA
- a CDS encoding nitroreductase family protein gives MNTATQKDFMEIVKGRRSIRVYDENVKISKEEMTQILEEATTAPSSLNLQPWRFVVIDSTEGKETLLPLSSFNKRQVETSSAVIALFADYQMADYTEEIFNTAVERGMMPAEVRDRQVDMIKGIFKDAPKEMIKDSIMLDSGLVAMQLMLVARAHGYDTNPIGGYDKTNIAEAFGLDKERYLPVMLLSIGKAAEEGYPSVRFPVDRITDWK, from the coding sequence ATGAACACTGCTACACAAAAAGACTTTATGGAGATTGTCAAAGGACGCCGCTCGATTCGTGTATACGATGAGAACGTCAAAATCTCAAAAGAAGAAATGACACAAATTCTTGAAGAAGCGACAACGGCTCCTTCATCACTTAACTTACAGCCATGGCGTTTTGTCGTCATCGATAGCACAGAAGGAAAAGAGACGCTCCTTCCACTCTCAAGCTTCAATAAACGCCAAGTAGAAACGTCTTCAGCTGTCATCGCGCTCTTCGCGGACTACCAAATGGCAGACTACACAGAAGAGATTTTCAATACAGCTGTAGAACGTGGCATGATGCCCGCTGAAGTCCGCGACCGCCAAGTCGACATGATCAAAGGCATCTTCAAAGATGCACCGAAAGAAATGATCAAAGATAGCATTATGCTCGATTCAGGTCTCGTTGCGATGCAACTCATGCTCGTCGCACGGGCACATGGTTATGACACAAACCCGATCGGTGGATACGACAAAACGAACATCGCTGAAGCGTTCGGTCTCGACAAAGAACGTTACCTTCCGGTCATGCTTCTCTCCATCGGGAAAGCAGCAGAAGAAGGGTACCCATCAGTACGCTTCCCAGTCGACCGCATCACAGACTGGAAATAA
- a CDS encoding FixH family protein, which produces MKKMMTRFGVVFGLIGLFVLGACGTEKEAESAAVPQSMEPVEAELMVAATAEEGETVPLSVRVTQDGQPVDDADEIKFEVWKNSAKEESDMIKATLTKDGVYEAEATFPEEAVYTIQVHVTARSMHTMPTTKVTVGHPETAAEETEDSDRHHHAGADITLDPKEATAGEEQAFMVHVMIEEEMLAGADVQLEIFQDGADKHEWVKLEEADAGMYKGAHTFTESGAYNVQVHVTKGHDIHEHVMETVDVK; this is translated from the coding sequence ATGAAAAAGATGATGACACGGTTTGGGGTCGTGTTTGGACTCATCGGCCTATTCGTACTCGGTGCGTGCGGTACGGAGAAAGAAGCAGAAAGCGCGGCTGTTCCACAATCGATGGAACCGGTAGAGGCAGAGTTGATGGTTGCCGCAACAGCGGAAGAAGGAGAAACGGTACCGTTATCTGTTCGCGTCACGCAGGATGGTCAGCCCGTAGACGATGCGGATGAGATTAAGTTCGAAGTGTGGAAGAACAGTGCGAAAGAAGAGAGCGACATGATTAAGGCGACGCTCACGAAAGATGGCGTTTATGAAGCAGAGGCGACGTTCCCAGAAGAAGCGGTCTACACGATTCAAGTTCATGTGACGGCTCGCTCTATGCATACGATGCCGACGACAAAAGTAACAGTCGGACACCCGGAAACAGCTGCCGAAGAAACAGAGGATAGTGATCGTCATCACCACGCTGGAGCGGACATCACGCTTGACCCAAAAGAGGCGACAGCAGGTGAAGAACAGGCGTTCATGGTGCACGTCATGATTGAAGAGGAGATGCTCGCGGGGGCAGACGTACAACTCGAAATCTTCCAAGACGGGGCAGACAAACATGAGTGGGTGAAGTTAGAGGAAGCAGATGCTGGGATGTATAAAGGTGCACACACCTTTACTGAATCTGGTGCATACAACGTTCAAGTCCATGTTACGAAAGGTCATGATATTCATGAGCACGTGATGGAGACGGTAGACGTTAAATAA
- a CDS encoding LysM peptidoglycan-binding domain-containing protein, translating to MKRKVIRGAMALFILLAMVITQSISVSAAASKFITSVNTTSKVVALTFDDGADGANTNKILDILAKNNVKATFFLTGSGANNHPQYIKNIAAKGHQLGNHSYTHPDFTKLTATQMKSELDRTEALITSLTGKTTKPIFRAPFGAVNSAVLNGVGAAGYGYTIQWNIDTIDWKGLTASQINTKVQTNIKPGSIVLMHTGAGAPGTPLALPTMISQLKAKGYKFVTVSQLLAYQNTSTNKTYTVKSGDTLYSIARTYGVTVSDLAAANNITNVNLISVGQVLNIPGTTFTPPPSTTVKYTVKSGDTLYKIATMYNTTVAKIAAANNITNINLISVGQMLIIPGTTVTPPPSTTVKYTVKSGDTLYKIATMYNTTVAKIAAANNITNVNLISVGQVLTIPK from the coding sequence ATGAAACGTAAGGTCATTCGTGGGGCGATGGCACTCTTCATCTTATTGGCGATGGTGATCACACAATCGATTTCCGTCAGTGCCGCCGCTTCAAAATTTATTACGAGCGTGAACACGACGAGTAAAGTCGTCGCGTTGACGTTCGATGATGGTGCAGACGGCGCAAACACGAACAAAATTTTAGACATTTTGGCAAAAAACAACGTCAAAGCTACTTTCTTTTTGACAGGTTCGGGTGCGAACAACCATCCACAATACATTAAAAATATCGCCGCAAAAGGACATCAGCTCGGTAACCACTCATATACACACCCTGATTTCACGAAACTGACTGCTACTCAAATGAAATCCGAACTCGACCGCACGGAAGCCTTGATTACATCGTTGACTGGAAAAACGACAAAGCCGATTTTTAGAGCTCCATTTGGTGCCGTCAATAGTGCCGTGTTGAACGGTGTCGGTGCTGCCGGATACGGATACACGATTCAATGGAACATCGATACGATCGACTGGAAAGGACTGACCGCGAGCCAAATCAACACGAAAGTACAAACCAATATTAAACCGGGTTCCATCGTCTTGATGCATACGGGTGCGGGGGCACCAGGTACCCCACTCGCATTACCGACGATGATTTCGCAACTGAAAGCAAAAGGGTACAAATTCGTCACGGTCTCGCAATTACTTGCCTATCAAAACACATCGACGAATAAAACGTATACCGTGAAGTCAGGCGACACGTTATACAGCATCGCACGGACGTATGGTGTCACTGTATCCGATCTCGCAGCCGCTAACAACATCACGAACGTCAATCTCATCAGTGTCGGACAAGTGCTCAATATTCCTGGGACAACGTTCACACCACCCCCTTCGACGACTGTGAAGTACACGGTAAAGTCGGGCGATACGCTCTACAAGATTGCGACCATGTACAATACAACTGTCGCGAAAATCGCAGCCGCTAACAATATCACAAACATCAATCTCATCAGTGTCGGTCAAATGCTCATCATTCCTGGAACAACGGTCACACCACCCCCTTCGACGACTGTGAAGTACACGGTAAAGTCGGGCGATACACTCTATAAGATTGCGACCATGTACAATACGACTGTCGCAAAAATCGCTGCCGCCAATAACATCACGAACGTCAATCTCATCAGTGTCGGTCAAGTGTTGACCATTCCGAAATGA
- a CDS encoding SACOL1771 family peroxiredoxin: MMKHTFSMNLGWDGGRNDVGTLEAERLKTQISIPPEMDGPGVGTNPDEMLLGAAATCYIITLAAVLGRSDLTHRGITIDAEGIVDVTNGIFTYETICYATTIQVPSEMTDREITLVERIAKKAKDQCMISRALAGNVAFELDTTVIRVD; the protein is encoded by the coding sequence TTGATGAAACATACATTTAGCATGAATCTCGGCTGGGATGGCGGACGAAATGACGTCGGTACCCTCGAGGCCGAGCGATTAAAGACACAGATTTCGATTCCACCCGAAATGGACGGTCCTGGAGTCGGCACAAATCCGGATGAGATGTTACTCGGGGCAGCGGCCACGTGTTATATCATCACACTCGCAGCCGTACTCGGACGAAGTGATCTGACTCACCGTGGCATCACGATTGACGCGGAAGGAATCGTCGATGTGACGAACGGCATCTTCACTTACGAGACGATTTGCTATGCGACAACGATTCAAGTCCCGTCAGAGATGACGGATCGAGAGATCACGTTGGTCGAGCGCATTGCGAAAAAAGCGAAAGATCAATGTATGATTTCACGCGCGCTCGCAGGAAATGTGGCGTTTGAACTCGATACGACTGTTATACGAGTCGACTAA
- a CDS encoding ABC-F family ATP-binding cassette domain-containing protein, producing the protein MITVNNVSLQFGGRKLFEEVNIKFTPGNCYGLIGANGAGKSTFLKILSGEQDTSTGDVSITPGERLAVLKQDHYAYEDSAVLETVIMGHERLYKVMKEKDAIYMKEDFSDEDGMRAAELEGEFAELNGWEAESEASMVLQGLGITEALHQKQMSELTGGEKVKVLLAQALFGKPDILLLDEPTNGLDLKAIQWLEEFLINFENTVIVVSHDRHFLNKVCTHMADLDFGKIQLYVGNYDFWYESSQLATRMASDQNKKKEEKIKELQNFIARFSSNASKARQATSRKKLLDKITLDDIRPSSRRYPFVGFTMEREIGNDVLYVDNVSKTIDGVKVLDNVTFSLNKTDKVAFVGRSDVAITTLFKILMGEMEPDTGSVKWGVTTTQSYFPKDNSEYFEGSEKSILDWLRQFSPADESDTFLRGFLGRMLFSGEEVMKKASVLSGGEKVRCMLSKMMLSNSNVLVLDDPTNHLDLESITALNNGLETFKGVLLFSSHDHQLISTIATRIIEVTPNGIVDKEASYDEFLENETLQQQVESLYQNA; encoded by the coding sequence ATGATTACAGTAAATAACGTCAGCCTACAATTTGGCGGCCGCAAGTTGTTTGAAGAGGTGAACATCAAGTTCACGCCAGGCAACTGTTACGGATTGATCGGTGCGAACGGTGCCGGTAAATCAACATTCTTAAAGATTTTATCAGGTGAGCAAGATACGTCGACAGGTGATGTCAGCATCACACCGGGTGAGCGTCTCGCCGTCCTCAAACAGGACCATTACGCGTATGAGGACAGTGCGGTTCTCGAGACCGTCATCATGGGTCACGAGCGTCTCTACAAAGTAATGAAAGAAAAAGACGCCATCTACATGAAAGAAGATTTCTCAGATGAAGACGGGATGCGCGCAGCTGAACTCGAAGGCGAATTCGCTGAGTTGAACGGTTGGGAAGCAGAGTCAGAAGCCTCGATGGTCCTTCAAGGTCTCGGCATCACAGAAGCGCTCCACCAGAAACAAATGAGCGAACTCACAGGTGGGGAGAAAGTCAAAGTCCTTCTTGCCCAAGCGCTCTTCGGTAAGCCAGATATCCTCCTCTTAGACGAGCCGACCAACGGACTTGACCTAAAAGCGATTCAATGGTTGGAAGAGTTCTTGATCAACTTTGAAAACACAGTTATCGTCGTTTCCCACGACCGTCACTTCTTGAACAAAGTCTGTACGCACATGGCAGACCTCGACTTTGGAAAAATCCAATTGTATGTCGGGAACTACGACTTCTGGTATGAGTCAAGCCAACTTGCTACACGTATGGCTTCAGACCAGAACAAGAAAAAAGAAGAAAAAATCAAAGAACTTCAAAACTTCATCGCGCGTTTCAGCTCGAACGCCTCAAAGGCCCGTCAAGCGACGTCACGTAAGAAGTTGCTCGATAAGATCACACTCGACGACATTCGTCCGTCGTCACGTCGTTACCCGTTCGTCGGATTCACGATGGAGCGCGAGATCGGGAACGATGTTCTTTATGTCGACAACGTATCGAAGACGATCGATGGCGTAAAAGTACTCGACAACGTCACGTTTTCACTCAACAAGACGGACAAAGTCGCATTCGTCGGTCGTTCGGACGTTGCCATCACGACACTCTTTAAAATTCTTATGGGTGAGATGGAGCCAGATACAGGTTCGGTCAAATGGGGCGTGACGACGACTCAGTCATACTTCCCGAAAGACAACTCGGAGTACTTCGAAGGCTCAGAAAAGAGTATTTTGGACTGGTTGCGTCAATTCTCACCTGCCGATGAGTCAGATACGTTCCTTCGTGGATTCCTCGGTCGCATGCTCTTCTCAGGTGAAGAAGTCATGAAGAAGGCGTCTGTCCTCTCAGGGGGAGAAAAAGTACGCTGCATGCTCTCGAAGATGATGCTCTCGAACTCGAACGTGCTTGTCCTCGACGATCCGACGAACCACTTGGACCTCGAATCAATCACAGCTCTCAACAATGGTCTCGAGACGTTCAAAGGCGTACTCCTCTTCAGCTCACATGACCATCAGCTCATCTCGACGATTGCGACACGCATCATCGAAGTGACACCAAACGGCATCGTGGACAAAGAAGCATCGTACGATGAGTTCCTCGAGAATGAAACGCTTCAACAACAAGTTGAATCCCTCTATCAAAATGCATAA
- a CDS encoding NAD(P)H-dependent oxidoreductase, with translation MKKKDILEAYRWRQATKEFDADRKIKEDDMEFILETGRLSPSSFGFEPWQFVVVRREDLLQKIKDHAWGAQGQALTASHFVLILARTPKAMRYDADYIRNIVTSVQGRTEEEYAQRVKRVQEFQENDYRLLDDERVFQEWIKRQTYIPLGNMMTAAAQIEIDSCPIEGFNQEEIDELLISEGVMERGEWSLSVMVAFGYRSRDFAPKTRRDFNEVVKYIG, from the coding sequence ATGAAAAAGAAAGACATTCTAGAAGCGTATCGTTGGCGTCAAGCGACGAAAGAATTTGATGCGGATCGTAAAATCAAAGAAGATGACATGGAATTCATTTTAGAGACAGGACGTCTTTCACCGAGTTCGTTCGGGTTTGAACCATGGCAATTCGTTGTGGTTCGTCGGGAAGATTTGCTCCAAAAAATTAAAGATCACGCATGGGGAGCGCAAGGGCAGGCTTTGACCGCGAGCCATTTCGTATTGATTCTCGCAAGAACACCGAAAGCCATGCGTTACGATGCGGACTATATTCGGAACATCGTGACGAGTGTGCAAGGCCGGACGGAAGAAGAGTACGCACAGCGCGTGAAGCGGGTCCAAGAGTTCCAGGAGAACGACTATCGTCTCTTGGACGATGAACGCGTCTTCCAAGAGTGGATCAAGCGTCAGACATATATCCCACTTGGGAACATGATGACGGCGGCCGCACAAATCGAGATCGATTCTTGTCCGATTGAAGGGTTCAATCAAGAGGAAATTGATGAGCTGCTCATCTCAGAAGGTGTCATGGAGCGAGGCGAATGGTCGCTTTCGGTCATGGTCGCATTTGGGTATCGGTCGCGCGATTTCGCACCAAAAACACGTCGTGACTTTAACGAAGTCGTCAAATATATCGGATGA